The genomic DNA GATCCGCTCGCACTTCGTCGAGCCCGTGCCGCTCAACTACAACGTCAAGAACATCGTTCTCATCCTGCTGAGTCTTATCGGATTCGCGGTCATCTCCGAGCACCTCAACATGATTCTCGGAATCATCTTCCTCGTGTTCTGCTCGACTGTCGCCGGTACTTCGTATTCGGTGGCGCGCAACATCAAGACCTCGTTGGGGCTGATTGCAGTCGCCTTTGCGTTCAAAAACCTCCTCGGCCTCAATTTGCCCCTCTACTGATGGACATCCTGCATAACCTTGCGTTCGGTTTCGAGCACGCACTGACGCTTCAGAATCTTCTGTATTGCGCCCTCGGGTGCACGGTGGGCACGCTCGTCGGACTGCTGCCGGGCCTGGGTCCTCTGTCGACCATCAGCCTGTTGCTTCCGCTGACCTATTCGATTCCCACAGGCGGCGCACTCATCATGCTCGCCGGCATCTACTACGGTGCGCAATACGGGGACAGCGTGAGCGCCATCACGATGAAGATCCCGCATGCGAGCAGCATCGTGGCATGCATTGACGGCTACCAGATGACGCTCAAGGGCAAGACGGGGTTGGCCTTGTTCACCGCGGGCATCTCCAGCTTCATCGGCGGCACGGTCGCGATCGTCGTGCTGTCGACGATGGCGCCGGCGCTCGGCGAAGTCGGCTTTCTGTTCGGACCGGCTGACTACTGTTCGCTGATGCTTCTCGGGTTCTTCTGCGTCAGCTTCGTGAGCAGTGGCAGCCTGCTGAACGGCCTGGCGATGGCAATGGTGGGTGTTCTGCTGGGCATGGTCGGCACCGACGTCAACAGCGGCGTTGCGCGCTACACCATGAACCTGCCTTTCCTGACGGACGGCATCGGCCTGATCAGCATTGCGCTGGGTTGCTTCGGTATTGCAGAGGTCGTGAAGAACCTCGACATGAAGAACGTGCTGACGCCCTTCAACGGCAAGATCAAGCTCATGCCGACGTGGCCCGAGTTCAAGCGCATCATTCCGAGTGCCCTGCGTGGCAGCGTGATCGGCTCGATCCTCGGCATCCTGCCCGGCGGCGGCCCCACGATCGCGCAGTTCGCGGCCTACGCAGCCGACAAGCGCTTCAGCAAGCACAAGCACGAGATCGGCAGCGGCGCGATCGAAGGCGTGGCCGGCCAGGCGGCAGCCGACGAGGCCGCGGCACGCACCAGTTTCATCCCGCTCATGGCCATCGGCATTCCGGAGAACGCCGTCATGGCGCTGATGATGGCGGCCTTCATCGTCAAGGGCATCCAGCCCGGCCCGAACATGATCGCCACCCACCCCGATCTGTTCTGGGGTCTGGTGGCCAGCATGTGGGTCGGCAACTGTTTTCTCGTGCTGCTCAACGTGCCCCTGGTGCGCTACTGGCTGTCGGTGTTCAAGATCCCGTATGTCGTTCTGTTCCCGGCGATCATGTTCTTCTGCTGTATTGGTACCTTCAGCATCAACAACAGCCTGGATGACATCTACACCACGGCCGTCTTCGGCCTGATCGGCTACTTGTTCCTGAGGCTCGACATGGAAGCGGCACCGCTCATGCTGGGCTTCATTCTCGGGCCCATGCTGGAAGAGAACTTTCGCCGTGCCATGCTCCTGAGCCGCGGCAGTTTCAGCGGCTTCGTCAACCGGCCGATCAGCGCGACCCTGCTTTCCGTCATCGGTGCGGTGATCGTGTGGCAAGTCGTGGCGTTTGCGCGGGCCATGCGGAAGAAGAGGGGCGGTCCGGTTCCCGCGTTGGCCGAAGGCATGTCGGCAACCTTGCCCGGCACGCTTTGACCTGTTCAGGACGGAGTTGATCGCCATTGCGATCGCACTGGGGTCCGGACCTGATCAGATGATGGCATCGCGCGGCTGATCAATCTCGGCGCGAGTGTGCTCGAGGGGGATGTGATCGTCTTGCCGAGACGACGCATTTCATCGACGCATCGCACGCCAGATCGCGGCAACAGGGCCATTCCCGGATGAACCGCGCCTCACGGCATCTGCCATGTGAAGTTGGTTGCCAAACGTGACGGTCGTAGCTGTCGGTGCCGATCGCCGGCGCCGGCAAGCAAGTCGCGGGCCGTCGACGCCGAGAGGTAGGACACCGCCTTCTCTTTGTTCGCGGTCAGCCGGCTGTAATTGTTCCATCCACAGACTTGTCTTCCGAACATTCAAGGGAAGAATCATGGACAGGCCCGGGCGATTGCACGACACGGGCACCGAGGGGCTGTCAATGTGCGTCTGAGATGGCCCCATCTTGGCCTCCTGTCATTTTTGTAAGTGGAACTGTGGGCCCGAAGTGAGACGCCGGTTCCGACTCCCAGGTACATAGCAGCCAGCGTCTGTGCGCCGACGGATTTGGTAACGCACATCGACTGCCAGTTGATGATGATCCGTTCAAGACGCTGGGGGACAAGCGAGCTGCTCAGGTCGAAAGAAGACCAGGAAAGAGCCCGACGACCTACAAGCCCGTGACGCATGCGGGTCTAACTTGCTTTCTCTCTGTATTCAGTGCATCCAAAGGAAACGACGATGAAAAAGCTATTGATTGCTCTTGCGACTTGCGCCATTTCTTCCGCTGCGATAAGTCAGCCCGTCGATTCGCAGCGAGAAGACCGCGACATGGAGCACCGGGCCTTGGTGCAGCGTGCGCTGGATCAACGCGGCAGGGGGCAACGCGAGATGGATCGCCATGAAATGGAGCGTGGCCAAAGAGATCGGCCCGAGATGGAAGAGCATTCCCGCAGACGCAAGGTCTGGGTACCCGCCCATCGCGAAGACGATGGCCGCCGTGTGCGCGGCCACTATGACTGGCGCTGAAACCAGTGCATCGGTACGCGCATTCCAATGCGAAGCGCTCATTGTCCATTGGAGCGTTCGATGTTCAGACCCGAATCA from Variovorax sp. PBL-E5 includes the following:
- a CDS encoding tripartite tricarboxylate transporter TctB family protein: MKLSNRNFVRGLFLMAIALLFGLIARTYSIGDLSRSGPGLFPLMVSSFLFVIGLLQVIRSHFVEPVPLNYNVKNIVLILLSLIGFAVISEHLNMILGIIFLVFCSTVAGTSYSVARNIKTSLGLIAVAFAFKNLLGLNLPLY
- a CDS encoding tripartite tricarboxylate transporter permease — translated: MDILHNLAFGFEHALTLQNLLYCALGCTVGTLVGLLPGLGPLSTISLLLPLTYSIPTGGALIMLAGIYYGAQYGDSVSAITMKIPHASSIVACIDGYQMTLKGKTGLALFTAGISSFIGGTVAIVVLSTMAPALGEVGFLFGPADYCSLMLLGFFCVSFVSSGSLLNGLAMAMVGVLLGMVGTDVNSGVARYTMNLPFLTDGIGLISIALGCFGIAEVVKNLDMKNVLTPFNGKIKLMPTWPEFKRIIPSALRGSVIGSILGILPGGGPTIAQFAAYAADKRFSKHKHEIGSGAIEGVAGQAAADEAAARTSFIPLMAIGIPENAVMALMMAAFIVKGIQPGPNMIATHPDLFWGLVASMWVGNCFLVLLNVPLVRYWLSVFKIPYVVLFPAIMFFCCIGTFSINNSLDDIYTTAVFGLIGYLFLRLDMEAAPLMLGFILGPMLEENFRRAMLLSRGSFSGFVNRPISATLLSVIGAVIVWQVVAFARAMRKKRGGPVPALAEGMSATLPGTL